A section of the Phaseolus vulgaris cultivar G19833 chromosome 8, P. vulgaris v2.0, whole genome shotgun sequence genome encodes:
- the LOC137824579 gene encoding uncharacterized protein, which yields MASLGTEKCITLKLMVLKEQSKVIFAEAGKDFVDVLFSFLTLPLGTILRLVRKESKLQPLELSSLSLIYQSAENLPIECLRTDTCEEMLLRPRNSMEDHCRSLKINIDDTKPTQYFVCNNWVQCGHKEDPVLISTFKNKSCRCGVMLQKPISSDTSCDFDGFVNSNASFLITDDLKVFPNLLATCVNVLKDSGIKDMSSVSEMTVNITKNQVVDLLKCCFCSRTVLTDLFLEKLPRHISQESGRITPWNLKANNCDKIVVKIMLRKSNRKILLAEGKADFADFLFSLLTIPLGGALRLMEGCSYVGSVDGLYKSVVDLDEHYFTTKEVKNKFVNPLLAPQFKSCNLLPLSCNNFPDDFFLDRRNKHNTRTCSLTSINEDFLFVDPLSDPINKGKGYIKGPTAYIATDDLVVTPSSSICLMSLLSSMSIPVDDLEEKVVSIGTEEERMSSLHIWVTFA from the exons ATGGCTTCTTTGGGAACAGAGAAATGTATTACCTTGAAGCTTATGGTACTCAAAGAACAAAGCAAAGTTATCTTTGCCGAAGCAGGGAAGGACTTTGTGGATGTTCTGTTTAGCTTCTTAACATTGCCATTAGGAACCATATTAAGACTTGTTCGCAAGGAGTCAAAGTTGCAGCCACTTGAACTTTCATCACTGAGCTTGATCTATCAAAGTGCTGAGAATCTTCCCATAGAGTGTCTTCGCACAGATACGTGTGAAGAAATGCTACTGCGTCCGAGAAACTCAATGGAAGATCATTGTAGGAGTTTGAAGATAAACATTGACGACACAAAACCCACACAGTATTTTGTATGTAACAACTGGGTTCAATGTGGACACAAGGAAGACCCAGTCTTGATAAGCACCTTCAAAAATAAAAGTTGCAGATGTGGGGTTATGCTACAAAAACCAATTTCTTCTGATACCTCTTGTGACTTTGATGGTTTTGTTAATAGTAATGCCAGTTTCTTGATCACGGATGATCTGAAAGTTTTCCCAAACTTATTGGCTACATGTGTTAATGTGCTGAAGGATAGTGGAATTAAAGACATGTCTTCAGTAAGCGAAATGACGGTGAATATAACAAAGAATCAG GTTGTGGACCTGTTGAAATGTTGTTTCTGCTCAAGGACAGTTTTGACCGATTTGTTCTTAGAAAAACTTCCTCGTCACATATCACAGGAAAGTGGAAGAATAACTCCCTGGAATCTTAAAgcaaataattgtgataaaatCGTAGTGAAAATAATGTTGAGAAAATCTAATAGGAAGATACTGTTAGCGGAAGGAAAAGCAGATTTTGCAGACTTTCTTTTTAGTTTGCTGACTATTCCTTTAGGAGGAGCATTacgtttgatggaaggctgttCGTATGTTGGAAGTGTGGATGGATTGTACAAGAGTGTTGTTGATCTAGATGAACATTATTTTACCACAAAGGAAGTAAAGAACAAGTTTGTTAATCCTCTACTTGCCCCACAGTTCAAATCCTGTAATTTGCTACCTTTAAGTTGCAACAATTTCCCCGATGATTTTTTTCTCGATAGGCGTAACAAGCATAACACGAGAACTTGCAGTTTAACTTCTATAAATGAGGATTTTTTATTTGTGGATCCTCTTTCTGATCCAATAAACAAGGGTAAAGGTTATATTAAAGGACCGACAGCATATATAGCAACTGATGATTTGGTTGTGACCCCGTCGTCCTCCATTTGCCTAATGTCTTTGTTGAGCAGTATGAGCATTCCCGTTGATGATTTAGAGGAGAAAGTGGTTAGCATTGGGACGGAGGAG GAGAGAATGTCTTCTTTACATATATGGGTTACTTTTGCTTGA
- the LOC137824575 gene encoding uncharacterized protein, with product MIVVNLNIRGLGGGTKARYLSHTVLKEGAEILCLQETKTTSFSDARCFILWGSCNIGWVHHEGINGAGSMITMWNKQAFEYGNHVVGTGFIAIEGYHLQAKRHCVVVNVYAACNIQDKIHLWEALTMFKQSHQNPVWCLCGDFNVVRRADERKGIRGHSSQRKEMEGFNNFIEANGWVDIPCVGKKFTWFKANGTAKSRLDRFLVSEEWLQVWPAAKQYVQQRVVSDHCALVLKSCIKDWGPKPFRTFDVWLKEPGFTAMVKGKWESYQVEGNSIFALKEKMKLLKADLKVWNRSVFGCVESDKRRIEMEIENLDGEDDIDTLEDEGRLRRLELLSQLGLVNKKLDSMYRQKARVNWLKHGDLNSKFYHAAI from the coding sequence ATGATTGTAGTCAACCTTAACATTAGAGGGTTGGGAGGAGGGACGAAAGCAAGGTATCTGAGTCATACCGTGCTTAAGGAGGGTGCTGAGATTCTTTGTTTGCAGGAAACAAAAACTACTTCGTTCTCAGATGCTAGATGTTTTATTTTGTGGGGAAGTTGTAACATTGGTTGGGTTCACCATGAAGGGATTAACGGGGCAGGAAGCATGATAACAATGTGGAACAAGCAAGCTTTTGAATACGGGAACCATGTTGTAGGTACTGGTTTTATTGCTATTGAAGGTTATCACTTACAGGCAAAACGACATTGTGTGGTGGTAAATGTTTATGCAGCATGTAACATACAAGACAAAATCCACCTGTGGGAGGCATTAACGATGTTCAAGCAATCCCACCAAAATCCGGTCTGGTGTTTATGTGGTGATTTCAATGTCGTAAGGAGGGCAGATGAGAGGAAAGGGATTAGAGGACACTCAAGTCAAAGGAAGGAAATGGAAggttttaacaattttattgaAGCCAATGGATGGGTGGATATTCCGTGTGTAGGGAAAAAGTTTACCTGGTTTAAAGCAAACGGAACTGCAAAGAGTAGACTAGACAGATTCCTGGTTTCCGAAGAGTGGCTTCAAGTCTGGCCGGCGGCTAAACAGTATGTGCAACAGAGAGTCGTTTCGGATCACTGCGCTCTTGTTTTGAAATCATGTATTAAAGACTGGGGGCCAAAACCTTTCAGAACCTTTGATGTGTGGTTAAAGGAACCGGGGTTTACGGCAATGGTAAAGGGGAAGTGGGAATCGTATCAGGTGGAAGGTAATAGTATATTTGCACTTAAAGAAAAGATGAAACTCTTAAAGGCGGATCTTAAAGTGTGGAATAGAAGTGTTTTTGGATGTGTGGAATCTGATAAGAGACGTATCGAGATGGAAATTGAGAATCTGGACGGGGAGGACGACATTGACACCTTAGAGGACGAGGGGAGGTTGAGAAGGTTGGAATTGCTTAGTCAACTGGGGTTAGTGAATAAAAAGCTAGACTCCATGTACAGGCAAAAAGCAAGAGTGAATTGGCTTAAACATGGGGACCTTAACTCTAAATTCTACCATGCAGCGATTTGA
- the LOC137824578 gene encoding uncharacterized mitochondrial protein AtMg00820-like, protein MDAGRYTDPTSYNEAITSDQSSEWNNVMLDELDSMKKNNVWDLVELPDGVKPVGSKWVFKTKLDQNGNIERFKTRLVAKGFTQKEGIDYEETFSPVSRKDSLRIVMALVAHFDLELH, encoded by the coding sequence ATGGATGCCGGAAGGTATACTGATCCTACCTCTTACAATGAAGCCATTACTAGTGATCAGTCTTCTGAATGGAATAATGTCATGCTCGATGAGCTTGACtccatgaagaaaaacaatgttTGGGATCTAGTAGAATTACCCGACGGAGTAAAACCCGTAGGATCTAAATGGGTGTTCAAAACCAAGCTAGATCAGAATGGAAACATTGAACGCTTCAAAACAAgattggttgcaaaagggttcACTCAGaaagagggaattgattatgaAGAGACCTTTTCACCTGTCTCTCGAAAAGATTCCTTAAGGATCGTAATGGCCCTCGTAGCTCACTTTGATCTAGAGCTACATTAG
- the LOC137824574 gene encoding uncharacterized protein, giving the protein MVIKFSEEEVKNAVWDCGGSKSPGPDGFNFNFIKSCWEVHKVDVMAAVQLFHTTGSLRKGCNASFIALIPKVRDPSTLDQFRPISLVGVIYKIITKVLSSRMKKIMPLIIDECQSAFIRERGLLDSVVMANEVLEEIKRKRKSGVCFKVDFEKAYDSVRWNFLFDMLHRLGFHEKWILWVKGCLVSSSVSVLVNGSPIEEFKPSRGLRQGDPMAPFLFLVVAEGLAGLVRQALRTEVLRGIKVGRNNVECCLLQFADDTLFMCEASFDSIFTIKAILRCFEIVSGLKVNFHKSKLTGIKVDNFAMSTYAKTLNCNTMKLPFLYLGLEMGGNPRKKQFWDPVSWDNVCKPLEDGGLGVKEVKNFNAALLAKWRRRIISNEGGKWMEIISSKYSSSAENMHLRSKDQSWWWKDIIKVCGEGVANGWFQKAIGWKVGNGAVVRLWKDLWLGNECLRSTYPRLFSLSLDQGKKVGEVGEWEDNRWRWNLNWKRVRFQWETELEVEMLSRLSLGALSKDTSDQLLWKGDQKGMFSVKSAYSVLTNHQTPASKESVFSLLWQAKAMPKVLTTAWRILIDRIPSRVNLLRRGVPVTSTLCALCNRLDESSQHLFLECVVAQQVWSRVSSRFAECRVLVLEQERNIRKGRLHPSRYKVEFLPVFDRGHAWKVDRLRSAPKVQGYVGALPDQVSLV; this is encoded by the exons ATGGTTATCAAGTTCTCTGAGGAAGAAGTGAAGAATGCAGTATGGGATTGTGGAGGATCTAAAAGTCCGGGCCCGGACggtttcaatttcaattttatcaAGAGCTGTTGGGAAGTGCATAAGGTGGATGTTATGGCAGCGGTGCAACTGTTTCACACAACAGGGTCTCTCCGGAAAGGTTGTAATGCGTCCTTCATTGCACTCATTCCAAAAGTAAGAGACCCGTCGACGCTAGATCAGTTCAGACCCATTTCTTTAGTTGGAGTGATCTATAAGATCATCACAAAAGTTTTGTCGAGTCGAATGAAGAAAATTATGCCGCTTATAATTGATGAATGTCAGTCAGCCTTTATTCGTGAAAGAGGATTATTGGATAGCGTTGTTATGGCAAATGAGGTCCTTGAGGAGAtaaagagaaagaggaaaagtggGGTGTGCTTTAAGGTGGACTTCGAAAAGGCGTATGACTCAGTAAGATGGAACTTTTTATTTGACATGCTCCACAGGCTAGGCTTCCACGAGAAGTGGATCCTATGGGTAAAAGGGTGCTTGGTCTCATCGTCAGTTTCTGTGTTGGTTAATGGAAGCCCTATAGAGGAATTTAAACCTTCTAGGGGGTTGAGACAGGGTGACCCAATGGccccttttctttttttagtgGTTGCTGAAGGTTTAGCAGGATTGGTTAGACAAGCGCTGAGAACGGAGGTTCTTAGGGGCATAAAGGTGGGAAGGAATAATGTGGAGTGCTGCTTACTACAATTCGCAGATGACACACTCTTTATGTGCGAGGCCTCCTTTGATAGCATTTTTACAATTAAGGCTATTCTTCGTTGTTTCGAGATTGTTTCGGGCTTGAAAGTTAACTTTCACAAGTCTAAGTTGACTGGTATCAAAGTGGACAATTTTGCTATGAGCACGTATGCCAAAACCTTGAATTGCAATACGATGAAGCTACCTTTCCTATATTTGGGGCTTGAGATGGGTGGGAACCCGAGGAAGAAACAGTTCTGGGATCCG GTTAGCTGGGATAATGTGTGTAAGCCCTTAGAGGATGGAGGATTGGGGGTGAAGGAAGTGAAGAACTTTAATGCTGCACTCCTGGCGAAGTGGAGAAGGAGAATCATAAGTAATGAAGGTGGAAAATGGATGGAGATTATATCTTCTAAATACAGTTCATCTGCCGAGAACATGCATCTTAGATCGAAAGACCAATCATGGTGGTGGaaggatatcatcaaagtatGTGGTGAAGGTGTAGCAAACGGATGGTTCCAAAAGGCCATTGGGTGGAAAGTAGGTAACGGAGCCGTAGTGAGATTGTGGAAGGATTTATGGCTCGGGAACGAATGCCTGAGATCGACGTATCCTAGATTATTTTCTTTGTCTCTTGATCAAGGAAAAAAGGTGGGAGAGGTAGGGGAATGGGAAGATAATAGATGGCGGTGGAATTTGAATTGGAAGAGGGTTAGGTTCCAATGGGAGACGGAATTGGAGGTCGAAATGCTATCTAGATTAAGTTTGGGTGCATTGAGTAAGGACACCTCTGACCAACTGCTATGGAAGGGGGACCAAAAGGGTATGTTCTCGGTAAAATCAGCATACTCTGTGTTGACTAACCACCAAACCCCAGCTTCTAAGGAAAGTGTGTTTAGTCTCCTATGGCAAGCCAAAGCTATGCCCAAAGTTCTCACTACTGCTTGGAGAATCCTTATTGACAGAATTCCTAGTAGAGTGAATTTGTTAAGAAGAGGAGTGCCGGTGACATCAACCTTGTGCGCATTGTGTAATCGGTTGGATGAATCTTCCCAACACCTCTTCCTAGAATGCGTGGTTGCACAACAAGTTTGGTCACG TGTCTCATCGAGGTTCGCTGAATGTCGGGTGCTTGTGCTGGAACAGGAAAGGAACATCAGAAAAGGGAGGTTGCATCCTAGTAGGTATAAGGTGGAGTTTCTTCCTGTCTTCGATAGAGGTCATGCTTGGAAAGTGGACAGGTTACGAAGTGCTCCCAAAGTCCAAGGTTATGTAGGTGCCCTGCCAGATCAAGTTTCTTTAGTATAG
- the LOC137824577 gene encoding uncharacterized protein has protein sequence MEIETLTSENHSSWKDSLMLTLGMLDFDHALIEAAPLGLTDKRTPEDKMAYEKWQRSNKMCLMLIKNSISPIIRGGIPDSPNTKAYLASVEEQFQGTSKAHASTLILKLVTTKYDGRTSICEHILMLSDMARKFKGLAMEISKGFLVHFIMTSLPSAFEAFKVNYNTQKDKWSMSELIAMTVQEEERLKQEKLNVAYLVAAESKKQKGKFHKKESNKVPKTDASAPSSSNKSTSKSYCKFYRKVGHKQSECSSFKEWLAKKGNHLNMIIESFNLNVPTNTWWFDSGSMVHVTNSI, from the coding sequence ATGGAAATTGAGACCTTGACTAGTGAAAATCATTCTTCTTGGAAAGATTCCTTGATGCTGACTCTTGGGATGCTGGATTTTGATCATGCACTAATTGAAGCTGCTCCTCTTGGCCTCACTGATAAGAGAACTCCGGAAGATAAGATGGCTTATGAGAAATGGCAAAGGAGTAACAAGATGTGTCTTATGCTTATCAAGAATTCCATCAGCCCAATCATCAGAGGAGGCATTCCTGATTCACCTAACACTAAGGCTTATCTAGCTTCTGTGGAGGAACAATTTCAAGGAACCTCTAAGGCACATGCTAGTACTCTTATCTTGAAGTTGGTGACTACAAAATATGACGGGCGCACCAGCATTTGCGAGCACATCCTGATGTTGAGCGACATGGCCCGTAAATTTAAGGGATTAGCCATGGAGATCAGTAAAGGTTTCCTAGTCCACTTCATTatgacttctcttccttctgcGTTTGAAGCCTTCAAAGTCAACTATAATACTCAGAAGGACAAATGGTCCATGAGTGAGTTGATTGCTATGACTGTTCAAGAAGAAGAGCGCCTGAAGCAGGAGAAACTAAATGTTGCTTACCTTGTGGCTGCTGAATCGAAGAAGCAGAAGGGCAAATTCCATAAAAAGGAATCTAATAAGGTCCCTAAAACTGATGCAAGTGCACCCTCCAGCTCTAACAAATCCACTAGCAAGTCCTACTGCAAGTTCTATCGCAAGGTAGGACATAAGCAGTCTGAGTGCTCAAGCTTTAAGGAGTGGCTGGCTAAGAAAGGTAATCATCTAAATATGATAATTGAGTCCTTTAATTTAAATGTTCCAACTAATACTTGGTGGTTTGACTCTGGTTCTATGGTTCATGTGACCAATTCAATCTAG
- the LOC137824576 gene encoding uncharacterized protein, with amino-acid sequence MFRIFRKWARVKEVFISRRPNRWGRRYDFVRFYPGPNEAKLEKQLDRIHIGNFKLYVNVPKYRRAEIKVMKRRPSTSTNAIFRVRSPHGKNKEKEGWHEHKTVRKGENLKPNQSYAEVVRKSVKDRWTGPAFETTSNAPAWLVSSAVGWMSPDISFESLSEEFVKGGMSSIKLRGMGDNLVLLTPKAGESMDDIIKLNKEWFVSLFDDIEPWSESYVAEHKMVWVRCYGIPLTLWNEQCFSKVIGEVASLVKIDEPTRRWENLEYARLQVRLCKACKAEMVKDFRINGQLCNIVVIEEITSNERGVCSCLDDHYASSDSISSSDAVVEETCHSKKSSDEEDDLGSGGMRRDEVPEAVGQTPISIPANRKFVGNKALSDKGCQSKGGFSFINMAKRVQGGSEGGAVVDTVYQVNEACKMLQDSLANLMKGAYECNSLATGLKQGEAQSANKGTVSKELVARGPTSGSKGEKVSLRCVQVSESDGNPCQAIRRSSEGEGSSMGSSDPQSSGSVKWGNAINAEETSAENEACSDGVVSHKLSPEFRRLRSMRGHGTQSAQQKWRSNGGVGSLHNGVNSPSKLSLCSFAESSTDIHQCNDRFKLEIKDAESVRIWELGRNLGMECSGGEGILVGELDRLEVRDKNNKEMFRVGSAKELP; translated from the coding sequence ATGTTTAGGATCTTCAGGAAGTGGGCTAGAGTAAAAGAGGTATTCATCTCTAGAAGGCCAAACAGGTGGGGAAGAAGATATGATTTCGTGCGATTTTATCCTGGTCCCAATGAGGCTAAGCTGGAAAAGCAACTGGATCGGATTCACATTGGCAACTTCAAACTTTATGTTAACGTTCCAAAGTACAGAAGAGCAGAGATCAAAGTCATGAAGAGGAGGCCAAGTACATCTACGAATGCTATCTTTCGAGTTAGGAGCCCTCACGGCAAGAACAAGGAAAAGGAGGGTTGGCACGAACACAAAACAGTCCGAAAGGGTGAGAACCTGAAACCTAACCAGTCCTATGCTGAGGTTGTACGTAAGTCGGTAAAAGATAGATGGACTGGCCCAGCTTTTGAAACAACTTCAAATGCACCGGCGTGGCTGGTTTCAAGTGCAGTCGGATGGATGTCTCCTGACATCTCCTTCGAGTCTTTGAGTGAAGAGTTTGTCAAGGGGGGAATGAGTAGTATTAAGCTTAGAGGTATGGGTGATAATCTAGTGCTTCTAACACCTAAAGCTGGTGAAAGTATGGATGATATCATTAAGCTTAATAAAGAATGGTTCGTCTCCCTTTTCGATGATATCGAGCCCTGGTCTGAGTCTTACGTAGCAGAGCATAAAATGGTATGGGTAAGGTGTTATGGAATCCCATTAACCCTGTGGAACGAACAATGCTTCTCGAAGGTGATTGGAGAAGTAGCGTCCttggttaaaattgatgaaccTACTCGGCGGTGGGAGAACTTGGAGTATGCTCGTCTGCAGGTGAGGTTATGCAAAGCATGCAAAGCTGAAATGGTGAAGGATTTTAGGATTAATGGGCAGCTCTGTAATATTGTGGTCATAGAAGAGATAACCAGCAATGAAAGAGGAGTATGTTCTTGCCTCGACGACCATTATGCGTCGTCCGATAGCATTTCGTCCTCGGACGCCGTTGTGGAGGAAACTTGTCATTCTAAAAAGTCGTCTGATGAAGAAGACGACCTTGGAAGCGGCGGTATGCGGCGGGACGAGGTACCCGAGGCGGTGGGGCAGACCCCGATCTCAATACCAGCAAACAGAAAGTTTGTAGGGAATAAGGCTCTGAGTGATAAGGGGTGTCAGTCTAAAGGTGGTTTTTCTTTCATTAATATGGCAAAACGTGTGCAAGGAGGGTCTGAAGGTGGGGCAGTTGTTGATACTGTATACCAAGTCAACGAAGCTTGCAAAATGTTACAGGATTCGCTGGCTAACCTAATGAAAGGGGCCTATGAGTGCAATTCTTTAGCTACTGGGCTTAAGCAAGGTGAGGCCCAATCAGCTAATAAGGGTACGGTTAGTAAAGAATTGGTAGCAAGGGGCCCAACATCTGGAAGCAAAGGGGAAAAAGTGTCTCTACGTTGTGTGCAGGTGAGCGAATCCGATGGAAATCCATGCCAGGCAATTCGCCGTAGTAGCGAGGGCGAGGGGTCTTCTATGGGGAGCTCGGACCCTCAATCAAGCGGAAGTGTCAAGTGGGGCAACGCGATCAATGCTGAAGAAACAAGCGCCGAAAACGAGGCCTGTTCAGATGGAGTTGTGAGTCACAAGCTATCACCGGAATTCCGACGGCTACGGTCTATGCGGGGGCATGGCACGCAATCTGCTCAACAGAAGTGGAGGTCGAATGGGGGAGTAGGGTCACTCCATAATGGGGTAAATTCTCCTTCGAAACTTAGCCTCTGTTCTTTCGCGGAATCGAGTACTGATATTCACCAATGCAACGATCGGTTTAAGTTGGAAATTAAGGATGCGGAATCTGTTAGAATTTGGGAGTTGGGACGTAACTTAGGAATGGAGTGCTCAGGGGGTGAGGGGATTTTGGTTGGAGAACTGGACCGTTTAGAGGTAAGGGACAAGAACAATAAAGAGATGTTTAGGGTGGGCAGTGCGAAGGAGTTACCATGA
- the LOC137825814 gene encoding uncharacterized protein produces the protein MVLKQQSKVIFAEAGKDFVDVLFSFLTLPLGTIASLVRKESKLQPPEVALSSIYQSVENLPRECLRTDTCEEMLLLPRNSMEDFCSSLKINIDDNEPTHYFVCNHFQCGYKAPVLISTFKNKSCECGSMLEKPISLETSDVFDGFIKSNHSFMITDDLKVFPNSLDKVVNVLKDSGIRNTSSLSEMTVNITEIQVVDLFKFCFCSKTVLTDLFLRELPRDISHESGRITYWKHKANSCDEIVVKVVLRKSKGKILLAEGKEDFADLIFSLLTIPLGGALQLMGGCSYVGSVDGLYKSVVDLDEHYFTTKEVKNKFVDPLLAPQYKLSNLLPLSCDNFPNYFCYLISNGLGFETCCLTSMYKEDESFSGCVSSKFVDPLSDPSKNGERYIKGPTTYIATDDLVVTPSSSISVMSLLISMNIPVADLLEKEVRIGMVEAVLILQASLTSTSALTLGLSHLLTKVKEN, from the exons ATGGTACTCAAACAACAAAGCAAAGTTATCTTTGCCGAGGCAGGGAAGGACTTTGTGGATGTTCTGTTTAGCTTCTTAACATTGCCTTTGGGAACCATTGCAAGTCTTGTGCGCAAGGAGTCAAAATTGCAGCCACCTGAAGTTGCACTGAGCTCCATATATCAAAGTGTAGAGAATCTTCCGAGAGAATGTCTTCGCACAGATACGTGTGAAGAAATGCTACTGCTTCCGAGAAACTCAATGGAAGATTTTTGTAGTAGTTTGAAGATTAACATTGACGACAACGAACCCACTCACTATTTTGTATGTAACCACTTCCAATGTGGATACAAAGCCCCAGTCTTGATAAGCACCTTCAAAAATAAAAGTTGCGAATGTGGGAGTATGCTAGAAAAACCAATTTCTCTTGAAACCTCTGATGTTTTCGATGGTTTTATTAAGAGTAATCATAGTTTCATGATTACGGATGATCTTAAAGTTTTCCCAAACTCATTGGATAAAGTTGTTAATGTGCTAAAGGATAGTGGGATAAGAAACACGTCTTCATTAAGCGAAATGACGGTGAATATAACTGAGATTCAG gttGTGGATCTGTTCAAATTTTGTTTCTGCTCAAAGACAGTTTTGACAGATTTGTTCTTACGAGAACTTCCTCGTGACATATCACATGAAAGTGGAAGAATAACTTACTGGAAACATAAAGCAAATAGTTGTGATGAAATCGTAGTGAAAGTAGTTTTGAGAAAATCTAAAGGGAAGATACTGTTAGCGGAAGGAAAAGAAGATTTTGCAGACTTGATTTTTAGTTTGCTTACTATTCCTTTAGGAGGAGCGTTGCAGTTGATGGGAGGCTGTTCTTATGTTGGAAGTGTGGATGGATTGTATAAGAGTGTTGTTGATCTGGATGAACATTATTTTACCACAAAGGAAGTAAAGAATAAATTTGTTGATCCTCTACTCGCTCCACAGTACAAATTGTCTAATTTATTACCTTTAAGTTGTGACAATTTCCCCAACTATTTTTGTTACCTTATCAGCAACGGCTTGGGCTTTGAAACTTGCTGTTTAACTTCCATGTATAAGGAAGACGAGTCCTTTTCAGGTTGTGTTTCTTCGAAGTTTGTGGATCCCTTATCTGATCCAAGTAAAAATGGTGAAAGATATATTAAAGGACCGACAACGTATATAGCAACAGATGATTTGGTTGTGACGCCGTCGTCGTCCATTTCTGTTATGTCTTTGCTGATCAGTATGAACATTCCCGTTGCTGACTTGCTGGAGAAAGAAGTTAGAATTGGCATGGTGGAG GCTGTACTCATTCTACAAGCGTCATTGACCTCTACATCAGCTCTAACATTAGGTCTCAGCCACTTGTTAACCAAAGTGAAGGAGAACTGA